In a genomic window of Bradyrhizobium ontarionense:
- the chvE gene encoding multiple monosaccharide ABC transporter substrate-binding protein, translating into MLKMKTIMAAALAGLGAVALSGAAMAQSKGAVGIAMPTKSSARWIDDGNNIVKVLKDRGYTTDLQYAEDDIPNQLSQVENMVTKGAKVLVIAAIDGTTLSDVLKQAKAKGITVIAYDRLIRDTPNLDYYATFDNFQVGVLQAQSIVDKLGLKDGKGPFNIELFGGSPDDNNAYFFYNGAMSVLQPYLDSGKLVVASGQKGMDKVATLRWDGATAQARMDNLLSAYYGNKRVDAVLSPYDGLSIGIISSLKGVGYGSGNQPMPIISGQDAEVPSVKAILRGDQFSTIFKDTRDLAKVTADMVDASLSGKEVQVNDTKTYNNGVKVVPAYLLKPVVVDKSNWEKVLIEGGYYKKSQVE; encoded by the coding sequence ATGCTGAAGATGAAGACCATCATGGCCGCCGCACTGGCCGGCCTCGGCGCCGTGGCGCTGTCCGGCGCCGCAATGGCCCAGAGCAAGGGGGCCGTCGGCATCGCGATGCCGACCAAGTCCTCGGCGCGCTGGATCGATGACGGCAATAACATTGTGAAGGTGCTGAAGGATCGCGGCTACACCACCGACCTGCAATATGCCGAGGACGACATCCCGAACCAGCTCTCGCAGGTCGAGAACATGGTTACCAAGGGCGCCAAGGTGCTGGTCATCGCGGCGATCGACGGCACCACGCTGTCGGACGTGCTGAAGCAGGCCAAGGCCAAGGGCATCACCGTGATCGCCTATGACCGCCTGATCCGCGATACGCCGAACCTCGACTATTACGCGACCTTCGACAACTTCCAGGTCGGCGTGCTGCAGGCGCAATCGATCGTGGACAAGCTCGGCCTGAAGGACGGCAAGGGGCCGTTCAACATCGAACTGTTCGGCGGCTCGCCGGACGACAACAATGCCTACTTCTTCTACAACGGCGCGATGTCGGTGCTGCAGCCCTATCTCGACTCCGGCAAGCTCGTGGTCGCTTCCGGCCAGAAGGGCATGGACAAGGTCGCGACCCTGCGCTGGGACGGTGCGACCGCCCAGGCCCGCATGGACAACCTGCTCAGCGCCTATTACGGCAACAAGCGTGTCGACGCGGTGCTGTCGCCCTATGACGGCCTCTCGATCGGCATCATCTCGTCCCTGAAGGGCGTCGGCTATGGCAGCGGCAACCAGCCGATGCCGATCATCTCCGGCCAGGATGCCGAAGTGCCGTCGGTCAAGGCGATCCTGCGCGGCGACCAGTTCTCGACCATCTTCAAGGACACCCGCGACCTCGCCAAGGTGACCGCCGACATGGTCGATGCGTCGCTGAGCGGCAAGGAAGTGCAGGTCAACGATACCAAGACCTACAACAACGGCGTCAAGGTCGTCCCGGCCTATCTGCTGAAGCCGGTCGTGGTCGACAAGAGCAATTGGGAGAAGGTCCTGATCGAAGGCGGCTACTACAAGAAGTCGCAGGTCGAGTGA
- a CDS encoding rhodanese-like domain-containing protein, which yields MTPSPTSGQTAAPPDQFRVMTPTELRRRWRAGEEVALLDVREEGPYSLSHPFFAVSLPLSQIELRLLDLVPRLTAPVVVYDDGEGHAARAVPRIRALGYTDVAILDGGLSGYARVGEVFRDVNVPSKAFGELVEAIRHTPSLSADEAKALIERESNLVVLDARRFEEYRTMSIPRGVSVPGGELAFRARELAPSPDTTIIVNCAGRTRSIIGTQSLINAGLPNRIYALRNGTIGWTLAGHQVERGKTARVLERPQTSYAAALADAKAWAARVGVGVLDHATLAQYQAETATRTLYCLDVRTPEEYAAGHPAGFASAPGGQLVQATDEWVGVRGARLVLFDDDGVRARMTASWLKQMGWDVAIVGPDVVAPTETASRAPRRPPLPDVGAAAIGVAELAADPAAWTILDLSRSPGYKAGHIPGAHFVLASRFADDLAKLPGNGAIVLTSDDGAEAAFALTDARTATRRELRVLSGGTRAWTAAGHALETKRHAWISLADDVYKRPYEGTDNATAAMQAYIDWELQLVAQLANDSVSNFHVV from the coding sequence ATGACACCGTCCCCAACCTCTGGCCAGACCGCGGCGCCGCCTGACCAGTTCCGCGTCATGACTCCGACGGAGCTGCGGCGGCGCTGGCGCGCCGGCGAGGAAGTGGCGCTGCTCGACGTCCGCGAGGAAGGGCCCTACTCGCTGTCGCACCCGTTCTTCGCCGTGTCGCTGCCGCTGTCGCAGATCGAGCTACGCCTCCTCGACCTCGTGCCACGGCTGACCGCTCCGGTCGTGGTCTATGATGACGGCGAGGGCCATGCCGCGCGCGCGGTGCCGCGCATTCGTGCACTCGGCTATACCGACGTCGCGATCCTCGACGGCGGACTGTCGGGCTATGCCCGCGTCGGCGAAGTGTTCCGCGACGTCAACGTGCCGAGCAAGGCGTTCGGTGAGCTGGTGGAGGCGATCCGGCACACGCCGTCGCTGTCGGCGGATGAGGCCAAGGCGCTGATCGAGCGCGAGTCCAATCTGGTCGTGCTCGATGCCCGCCGCTTCGAGGAATACCGCACCATGAGCATTCCGCGCGGGGTCAGCGTCCCCGGCGGCGAGCTGGCGTTCCGGGCGCGCGAGCTCGCGCCGTCGCCGGACACCACGATCATCGTCAACTGCGCCGGACGCACGCGCTCGATCATCGGCACGCAATCACTGATTAATGCCGGGCTGCCGAACCGGATCTACGCGCTGCGCAACGGCACCATCGGCTGGACGCTCGCCGGACACCAGGTCGAGCGTGGCAAGACCGCACGCGTCCTGGAGCGACCGCAGACGAGCTACGCGGCGGCGCTGGCCGACGCCAAGGCGTGGGCCGCGCGTGTCGGCGTCGGCGTGCTCGACCATGCGACGTTGGCGCAATATCAGGCGGAAACTGCGACGCGCACGCTGTATTGCCTCGACGTGCGCACGCCGGAGGAATATGCCGCCGGCCATCCCGCGGGCTTTGCGTCGGCGCCGGGCGGCCAGCTGGTGCAGGCGACCGACGAATGGGTCGGCGTCCGCGGCGCCCGCCTGGTGCTGTTCGACGACGACGGCGTGCGCGCGCGCATGACGGCGTCGTGGCTGAAGCAGATGGGCTGGGATGTCGCCATCGTCGGCCCGGACGTGGTGGCGCCGACCGAGACTGCGAGCCGCGCGCCGCGCCGGCCGCCGCTGCCCGACGTCGGTGCCGCCGCGATCGGCGTCGCGGAGCTCGCGGCTGATCCCGCCGCGTGGACGATCCTCGATCTCTCGCGCAGTCCGGGCTACAAGGCCGGGCACATTCCGGGCGCACACTTCGTGCTCGCGTCGCGCTTTGCCGACGATCTCGCCAAGCTGCCGGGCAATGGCGCAATCGTGCTGACCAGCGATGACGGTGCCGAGGCGGCCTTCGCGCTGACTGACGCGCGCACTGCCACGCGCCGCGAGCTTCGCGTGCTCTCAGGCGGCACGCGGGCGTGGACGGCTGCCGGCCACGCGTTGGAGACGAAGCGGCACGCGTGGATCTCGCTTGCTGACGACGTCTACAAGCGGCCCTATGAAGGCACCGACAACGCGACCGCGGCGATGCAGGCCTATATCGACTGGGAGCTGCAGCTGGTCGCCCAGCTCGCCAATGACAGCGTGTCGAATTTCCACGTGGTGTAG
- the mmsB gene encoding multiple monosaccharide ABC transporter permease, translated as MTDKTVSLPEEKSHGGFLKNNLRSYGMLLSLFVIMLFFQFMTDGTLLQPLNLTNLVLQNSYIVIMALGMLLVIVTGHIDLSVGSVAGFVGAVAAVLMVRYHIDFPLAIIACLIVGGAIGAAQGYWVAYFGIPSFIVTLAGMLVFKGLALALLQGQSVGPFPGTFQKLSSGFIPELISGAGNLNPTSLAIGAVLTLILVYASIKGRAREVEHGIEVEPFAFFAAKNVVLAGALLYFTYLIASHRGLPNVLVIMTALIALYGFMTRRTVVGRQIYAVGGNAKAAKLSGIKTERLVFLTFVNMGVLAALAGLIFAARLNTATPKAGLGFELDVIAACFIGGASAYGGVGRVGGAVIGAMIMGVMNNGMSILGIGIDYQQVIKGLVLLGAVCIDVYNQRR; from the coding sequence ATGACCGACAAGACGGTTTCACTCCCGGAGGAGAAGTCGCACGGCGGCTTCCTGAAGAACAATCTGCGCAGCTACGGCATGCTGCTGTCGCTGTTCGTCATCATGCTGTTCTTCCAGTTCATGACCGACGGCACCCTGCTGCAGCCGCTCAACCTCACCAACCTGGTGCTGCAGAACAGCTACATCGTCATCATGGCGCTGGGCATGCTTCTCGTGATCGTGACCGGCCATATCGACCTGTCGGTCGGCTCTGTTGCCGGCTTCGTGGGCGCCGTCGCGGCCGTGCTGATGGTGCGCTACCATATCGACTTTCCGCTCGCGATCATCGCCTGCCTGATCGTCGGCGGCGCGATCGGCGCCGCCCAGGGTTATTGGGTGGCGTATTTCGGCATTCCCTCCTTCATCGTCACGCTGGCCGGCATGCTTGTGTTCAAGGGGCTGGCGCTGGCGCTGCTGCAGGGACAGTCGGTCGGGCCGTTTCCGGGCACGTTCCAGAAGCTGTCCTCGGGCTTCATTCCGGAGCTGATTTCAGGCGCCGGCAATCTCAATCCGACGTCACTCGCGATTGGCGCGGTGCTGACCCTCATCCTGGTCTATGCCAGCATCAAGGGCCGTGCGCGCGAGGTGGAGCATGGCATCGAGGTCGAGCCCTTCGCCTTCTTCGCCGCGAAGAATGTCGTGCTCGCCGGCGCGCTGCTCTACTTCACCTATCTGATCGCGTCGCATCGCGGCCTGCCCAACGTGCTCGTCATCATGACCGCGCTGATCGCGCTCTACGGCTTCATGACGCGGCGCACCGTGGTGGGCCGGCAGATCTATGCCGTTGGCGGCAACGCCAAGGCCGCCAAGCTGTCGGGCATCAAGACCGAGCGACTCGTATTCCTGACCTTCGTCAACATGGGCGTGCTGGCCGCGCTGGCCGGGCTGATCTTCGCCGCACGCCTCAACACGGCCACGCCGAAAGCGGGCCTCGGCTTCGAGCTCGACGTCATCGCGGCCTGCTTCATCGGCGGCGCCTCCGCCTATGGCGGCGTCGGCCGCGTCGGTGGCGCTGTCATCGGCGCCATGATCATGGGCGTCATGAACAACGGCATGTCCATCCTCGGCATCGGCATCGACTACCAGCAGGTCATCAAGGGGCTGGTGCTGCTCGGGGCCGTCTGCATCGACGTCTACAACCAGCGCCGCTGA
- the mmsA gene encoding multiple monosaccharide ABC transporter ATP-binding protein, whose amino-acid sequence MTAILEMRSVSKSFVGVQALRDVSFTVAAGEIHALVGENGAGKSTLMKVLSGVYPHGRYEGQIIFEGEERRFRDINDSEALGIIIIHQELALIPLMSIAENIFLSHAPQRFGVIDRDEVYRRTQQLLAQVGLKESPDTLITDLGVGKQQLVEIAKALSKRVKLLILDEPTASLNEADSQALLDRLVTFREQGISSILITHKLNEVARVADRITVLRDGRTVDSIDCRAEPVLEDRIIKSMVNRDMAHRFPERQPKIGEPVFTVENWSVYHPQHSDRQVIKNVDFMVRRGEIVGIAGLMGAGRTEFAMSLFGRSWGVNITGRARLEGHDVHLTSVPAAIDAGLAYVTEDRKQLGLILADDVRKNITLASLAQVAPKGVIDDIAELKAASGYRGRMRIRCSDVYQEAGQLSGGNQQKVVLSKWLMTDPKVLILDEPTRGIDVGAKYEIYCIIQELADAGRGVVVISSEMPELLGICDRICVMNDGAFVGEFAGSEATQEKIMRAIMRNETIKNQETAA is encoded by the coding sequence ATGACGGCAATCCTTGAGATGCGCAGCGTCAGCAAGAGCTTCGTGGGCGTGCAGGCGCTCCGCGACGTCAGCTTTACGGTCGCGGCGGGCGAGATCCACGCCCTCGTCGGTGAGAACGGCGCCGGCAAGTCGACCCTGATGAAGGTGCTGAGCGGCGTCTATCCGCACGGCCGCTACGAGGGCCAGATCATTTTCGAGGGCGAGGAGCGGCGCTTCCGCGACATCAATGATTCCGAGGCGCTCGGCATCATCATCATCCACCAGGAACTCGCGCTGATCCCGCTGATGTCGATCGCCGAGAACATCTTCCTGTCGCATGCGCCACAGCGCTTCGGCGTGATCGATCGCGACGAGGTCTATCGGCGAACGCAACAATTGCTGGCCCAGGTCGGCCTGAAGGAATCGCCGGATACCCTGATCACCGATCTCGGCGTCGGCAAGCAGCAACTGGTGGAGATCGCCAAGGCGCTGTCCAAGCGGGTCAAGCTCTTGATCCTGGACGAGCCGACCGCGAGCCTCAACGAGGCCGACAGCCAGGCGCTGCTCGATCGCCTCGTCACCTTCCGCGAACAAGGCATCTCCTCGATCCTGATCACCCACAAGCTCAATGAGGTGGCCCGCGTCGCTGACCGCATCACCGTGCTGCGCGACGGCCGCACGGTCGACAGCATCGACTGCCGCGCCGAGCCGGTCCTGGAGGATCGGATCATCAAGAGCATGGTCAATCGCGACATGGCGCACCGCTTCCCCGAACGGCAGCCGAAGATCGGCGAGCCCGTGTTCACGGTCGAAAACTGGTCGGTCTACCACCCGCAGCATTCCGACCGCCAAGTGATCAAGAACGTCGACTTCATGGTGCGCCGCGGCGAGATTGTCGGCATCGCCGGCTTGATGGGGGCGGGGCGCACCGAATTCGCCATGAGCCTGTTCGGCCGCTCCTGGGGCGTCAACATCACGGGTCGCGCGCGTCTCGAAGGCCATGACGTCCATCTCACCAGCGTGCCCGCCGCGATCGATGCCGGCCTCGCCTATGTCACCGAGGACCGCAAGCAGCTCGGCCTGATCCTGGCCGATGACGTCCGCAAGAACATCACGCTGGCGAGCCTGGCCCAGGTCGCTCCGAAAGGCGTGATCGACGACATCGCCGAGCTCAAGGCGGCGTCCGGTTACCGCGGCCGCATGCGGATCCGCTGCTCGGACGTCTACCAGGAGGCCGGCCAGCTCTCGGGCGGCAACCAGCAGAAGGTGGTGCTGTCGAAATGGCTGATGACCGATCCCAAGGTCTTGATCCTGGACGAGCCGACGCGCGGCATCGACGTTGGCGCAAAGTATGAGATTTACTGTATCATCCAGGAGCTCGCGGATGCCGGCCGGGGTGTTGTCGTGATCTCGTCCGAGATGCCGGAGCTGCTCGGGATCTGTGACCGCATCTGCGTGATGAATGACGGCGCCTTCGTCGGCGAGTTCGCCGGATCGGAGGCGACGCAGGAGAAGATCATGCGCGCCATCATGCGCAACGAAACCATCAAGAACCAGGAGACGGCCGCGTAA